From one Populus alba chromosome 17, ASM523922v2, whole genome shotgun sequence genomic stretch:
- the LOC118049532 gene encoding uncharacterized protein: MSYYSRGEDDQVDDYDEYDPTPYGGGYDIALTYGRPIPPSDDTCHPISSSSPSDEIDYDRPNYSSHAEPSPYADEALETEYSSYSRPKPRPGSSYGGPQPAYGLQPGSEYGSAGYEKPASEEYGSSYEAAEYGKPHSEEYGSGGYEKPSEYGSGYGRRPEYEDGSGYEKPSKHGSDYGRKQKSDYGSGYERPQSEEYGSGYSRRPESEYGSGYEKPTEYSSGYGRNPESEYGSGYKKSSEHEERTETGYGSGHGRRPGSEYEEGGSEHGSGYGRKQSYEEEGEGYGGRSQHEKPSSGDDSPKRVSYEGANMRRPGSGSEYEEGGSEHVSGYGRKQSYEEEGEGYGGRSQHEKPSSGDDSPKRVSYEGANMRRPGSEYEGGGSEHVSGYGRKQSYEEEGEGYGGRSQHEKPSYGDDSPKRVSHGGDYERPSYGSRRSDDDDEDRNKYRDGDEEGYGRGKYGDDNSDDDGEKHHRRKSYDDE, from the coding sequence atgtcgtACTACTCACGAGGAGAGGATGACCAAGTCGACGATTACGATGAGTACGATCCCACCCCATACGGTGGCGGTTACGACATTGCTTTAACTTATGGTCGGCCAATCCCACCGTCCGATGATACCTGCCATCCAATCAGCTCTTCCTCACCGTCCGACGAGATCGACTACGATCGTCCCAATTACTCCTCACATGCTGAGCCGTCTCCTTACGCTGATGAAGCTCTTGAAACAGAGTACAGCAGCTACTCCCGTCCCAAGCCTCGACCTGGATCCAGTTATGGTGGGCCTCAACCGGCTTATGGATTGCAGCCCGGATCGGAGTATGGGTCTGCTGGGTATGAGAAGCCGGCCAGTGAGGAGTATGGCTCTAGCTATGAGGCTGCTGAGTATGGCAAGCCTCATAGTGAGGAATATGGGTCTGGTGGCTATGAGAAACCTAGCGAGTATGGATCCGGGTATGGGAGGAGACCCGAGTACGAAGATGGATCTGGCTATGAGAAGCCGAGCAAGCATGGGTCTGATTATGGGCGTAAACAAAAATCGGATTACGGGTCTGGCTATGAGAGACCTCAGAGTGAGGAATATGGATCTGGGTATAGCAGGAGACCCGAATCTGAATATGGTTCTGGATATGAGAAGCCAACTGAGTACAGTTCGGGTTATGGGAGGAATCCCGAATCTGAATACGGGTCTGGGTACAAGAAGTCCAGCGAACATGAAGAGAGGACTGAGACGGGGTACGGATCCGGGCATGGGAGGAGGCCAGGGTCCGAATATGAAGAAGGTGGGTCGGAGCATGGGTCTGGGTATGGCAGGAAGCAGAGTTACGAGGAAGAGGGAGAAGGGTATGGAGGAAGGAGCCAACATGAGAAGCCAAGTAGTGGAGACGATTCACCTAAGAGGGTTAGCTATGAAGGAGCCAACATGAGGAGGCCAGGGTCCGGGTCCGAATATGAAGAAGGTGGGTCGGAGCATGTGTCTGGGTATGGCAGGAAGCAGAGTTACGAGGAAGAGGGAGAAGGGTATGGAGGAAGGAGCCAACATGAGAAGCCAAGTAGTGGAGATGATTCACCTAAGAGGGTTAGCTATGAAGGAGCCAACATGAGGAGGCCAGGGTCCGAATATGAAGGTGGTGGGTCGGAGCATGTGTCTGGGTATGGTAGGAAGCAGAGTTACGAGGAAGAGGGAGAAGGGTATGGAGGAAGGAGCCAACATGAGAAGCCAAGTTATGGAGATGATTCACCTAAGAGGGTTAGCCATGGAGGAGATTATGAGAGGCCTTCTTATGGGAGTCGCCGCAGTGATGACGACGACGAGGATCGTAATAAGTATCGAGATGGTGATGAAGAGGGCTATGGACGCGGGAAATAT